From a region of the Phaseolus vulgaris cultivar G19833 chromosome 6, P. vulgaris v2.0, whole genome shotgun sequence genome:
- the LOC137833135 gene encoding uncharacterized protein — protein MDFTPKTYLTLLITISSLLLTKPVLSTRDIHVTHQELREDLNELCKKTTNPALCSKTIQPHVSETTLEPIKALNVEVDATLTGVKAALTKIKSLEALNNNEKSTKKSLSVCDEQYSNMLDAIAETKLAIARKDVVTAKFKFSAVLSYQAACQDNFQDGKIPFNEDSEAVFKLGGIALDIIASIEKNMPPLPPVKSAPSAFSSVIGTIS, from the coding sequence ATGGATTTCACTCCCAAAACCTATCTCACCCTTCTCATTACCATCTCATCCCTCCTCCTCACAAAACCCGTTCTCTCCACCCGCGACATCCACGTCACCCATCAGGAACTCCGCGAAGACCTCAATGAACTCTGCAAAAAAACAACAAACCCTGCACTCTGCTCGAAGACAATCCAGCCCCACGTCTCGGAAACCACCCTGGAGCCCATAAAGGCGCTCAACGTGGAGGTCGACGCCACCCTCACAGGCGTAAAAGCTGCCCTAACAAAAATCAAGTCGCTGGAAGCCCTAAATAACAACGAGAAGTCCACCAAGAAGTCCCTCAGTGTGTGCGACGAGCAGTACAGCAACATGCTCGACGCCATTGCCGAAACCAAGTTAGCCATCGCCAGGAAGGACGTCGTCACCGCCAAGTTCAAGTTCAGCGCCGTCCTCTCCTACCAGGCTGCGTGCCAGGACAACTTCCAGGACGGCAAAATCCCGTTCAACGAGGACTCCGAGGCCGTTTTCAAGCTCGGAGGGATCGCCTTGGACATCATTGCTTCCATTGAAAAAAACATGCCTCCTTTGCCACCGGTGAAATCTGCCCCTTCTGCGTTCAGCAGCGTCATCGGAACCATCTCATAA